From Paenibacillus polymyxa, the proteins below share one genomic window:
- the bglX gene encoding beta-glucosidase BglX, which produces MEQHLNSYLQNMTLEEKVDQLLQLVGGFFEEAGTEGQITGPMASLGITEQTVHNVGSVLGLAGAQEAIRVQQAHLSKNRLGIPLLIMADIVHGFKTIFPIPLAMGCSWDMELAEESATIAAREAAVSGVHVTFAPMVDLVRDPRWGRVMESTGEDPYLNSQFARAFVRGFQGNDLTNDTERVAACVKHFAAYGAGEGGRDYNTVDVSAWQLREYYLPSYKAALDEGCEMVMTSFNTVEGVAATGNKRLMRDLLRDEWGFDGVLISDWAAIKELIPHGIAEDEREAAKKALLAGVDIEMMTSCYNGHLPELIRSGQLDEALVDEAVMRILRLKQKLGLFENPLRGADPEREREVVFCEAHRAVAKELAIKSCVLLKNDSVLPLNRNQHIALIGPFAESGDILGSWSWSGSQEEAIRVVDGFQSKISSSLLTVAAGCSVDNITEEQYAEALHAASQAEIIVLALGERSDMSGEAGSRSNIRLPQAQLELVKRLKTLNKPMVAVLFNGRPLDLHGVIEEADAVLEAWFPGGEGGAAIADLLYGDAEPTGRLTMSFPQSVGQVPVYYNHFNTGRPQLDPNTTERYVSQYLDVPNEPLFPFGYGLSYTDVAYDSLQLSGDTLIPGQELTVRVQVTNTGTRPVEETVQFYVRDISGDTVRPMKELKDFCKILLAPGENREVEFTVTEPQLRYHHADLSFDSDSGEFAVFTGPNSRDTTEGRFRLVKETGK; this is translated from the coding sequence ATGGAACAACACCTGAATTCCTATTTACAAAACATGACTCTTGAAGAAAAAGTTGACCAACTGCTTCAGCTTGTGGGTGGCTTTTTTGAAGAAGCGGGTACAGAGGGCCAAATTACTGGGCCTATGGCTTCTCTCGGCATCACAGAGCAGACGGTTCACAACGTTGGTTCCGTGCTCGGCCTTGCAGGAGCCCAGGAAGCAATTCGTGTTCAGCAGGCTCATTTGAGTAAAAACCGTCTGGGTATCCCGCTTTTAATTATGGCAGATATTGTACACGGCTTCAAAACGATTTTCCCTATACCGCTGGCTATGGGTTGCTCATGGGATATGGAACTTGCAGAAGAGAGCGCTACCATCGCTGCTCGGGAAGCAGCCGTATCCGGTGTTCACGTCACATTCGCTCCTATGGTCGATCTGGTACGTGACCCACGCTGGGGTCGTGTAATGGAATCTACTGGGGAAGACCCATATCTCAACAGTCAATTTGCCCGTGCGTTTGTGCGCGGATTTCAGGGTAATGATCTGACGAATGATACCGAGCGGGTAGCCGCATGCGTGAAGCACTTTGCTGCTTATGGAGCCGGTGAAGGCGGACGTGATTACAATACCGTAGATGTATCCGCATGGCAGCTGCGAGAGTATTATCTCCCTTCCTACAAAGCTGCTTTAGATGAAGGCTGCGAAATGGTGATGACGTCCTTCAATACCGTAGAGGGCGTAGCGGCAACGGGCAACAAGCGCCTGATGCGTGATCTGCTTCGTGATGAATGGGGTTTTGACGGTGTGCTCATTTCGGATTGGGCCGCGATCAAAGAGCTTATTCCTCACGGCATCGCCGAGGATGAACGGGAGGCAGCAAAAAAAGCATTGCTGGCAGGCGTAGATATTGAAATGATGACCTCCTGCTACAATGGGCACCTGCCTGAGCTGATTCGCAGCGGACAGCTGGATGAAGCGCTCGTTGATGAAGCAGTGATGCGTATATTGAGGCTTAAACAAAAGCTGGGCTTGTTCGAGAATCCGCTACGCGGCGCAGACCCTGAGCGTGAACGTGAAGTGGTATTCTGCGAAGCCCACCGTGCGGTTGCTAAAGAACTAGCCATTAAATCATGCGTGCTGCTCAAAAATGATTCTGTGCTTCCATTGAATCGCAATCAACATATTGCATTGATCGGGCCTTTTGCAGAGAGCGGCGATATTCTGGGCTCTTGGTCATGGAGCGGTTCACAAGAGGAAGCCATTCGTGTTGTTGATGGATTCCAATCGAAAATATCCTCCTCGCTGCTCACGGTAGCGGCAGGATGCTCTGTAGACAACATAACAGAGGAGCAATATGCAGAAGCTCTGCATGCTGCCAGTCAAGCAGAGATCATCGTACTAGCGCTTGGCGAGCGCTCAGATATGAGTGGTGAAGCAGGCAGCCGTTCAAATATTCGCCTGCCGCAGGCTCAATTGGAATTGGTGAAACGCCTGAAGACACTGAACAAGCCCATGGTAGCTGTACTGTTTAATGGTCGTCCATTGGATCTGCACGGCGTCATTGAAGAAGCAGACGCTGTACTGGAAGCCTGGTTCCCTGGTGGCGAAGGCGGCGCGGCAATTGCCGATTTGTTATACGGTGATGCTGAACCTACGGGTCGTCTGACGATGTCCTTCCCGCAATCGGTCGGACAGGTGCCAGTGTATTACAATCATTTTAATACTGGACGTCCGCAGTTAGATCCGAACACAACAGAACGCTACGTGTCTCAATATCTAGACGTACCGAACGAACCTTTATTCCCGTTCGGCTATGGCCTGAGCTACACCGATGTAGCCTATGACAGCTTACAACTTTCAGGCGATACTCTTATTCCCGGTCAAGAACTGACCGTTAGAGTGCAGGTAACGAACACAGGAACACGTCCAGTCGAGGAGACCGTTCAGTTCTATGTCCGTGATATCAGCGGTGATACGGTTCGCCCCATGAAGGAACTGAAAGATTTCTGCAAAATCCTGCTTGCCCCAGGCGAAAACCGGGAAGTGGAGTTTACAGTGACCGAGCCTCAGCTGCGGTATCATCATGCAGATTTGAGCTTTGACAGTGACAGCGGTGAATTCGCCGTCTTTACAGGACCTAACAGCCGAGATACTACTGAAGGCCGTTTTCGGTTAGTAAAAGAAACAGGAAAGTGA
- a CDS encoding GH36-type glycosyl hydrolase domain-containing protein, with translation MNTSLDQNILLRAGDLSFTFLSSGDVYKIAHGSTMINQLLTNSVDGSLNNLYLRLYRPSGVSITPLLGVRSPGVIRQTDQQIIWEGFTAGVGYQVTFTLSRLGVWFWDVTLQGDDVEADIVYGQDIGIADTAAVRSNEAYLSQYIDHTVYHDEQRGYTVCSRQNQPQSQAFPYIQQGSLTRTVGYSTDGFQFFGLSYKETNEPEALRRDTLANEVYQYEFAYTALQSERVKLAGEARFTFYGLFQPSHPAAVTKLEYQDLVTKARDEVATVLADASETSIPAHAASDLQAGRVAPAQTIGEPLRTLDLTDAEVNQLFPKRQEEERDGDTLLSFFTDSYEHVVLKSKELRVERPHGHILMGGHYSGGKEETITTTSYMYGVFNSQLVIGNTNFNKMITNVRNALNIPKTSGQRIYVGIQGKYRLLTMPSLFEIGFNYVRWYYKTADDTFIITNHTNADSPEVRLHMRSASGKAYPFLITQQMCMHVNEYELPFHMEREGDDLLFRADSASLSAEAYPDLLYRMHVEGAPLQHVSDAQALLQGGASPEASLVVLELGDSSEWTCTVQGWLHGRSTGKDRAHKELHASFEDERERYQEYFAELMNGFHLTLGQQETSELFRVNAVAWWYTHNMLVHYSVPHGLEQYGGAAWGTRDVCQGPVEYFSAVQNFDEVRSILLTVFSHQYEDSGNWPQWFMFDNYTHVQQEESHGDIIVWPLKVLGDYLTATRDYSILGENVPYTHRHTFDYTKQTAPLMEHALKEIEYIRENFLHDTYLSAYGDGDWDDTLQPANAQLKQYMASSWTVALTYQVIRNFAAALEQAPVNVVSEADKIAQDLHQMANGIRKDFNRYMLESGIIPGFVYMEEPGQPKLMLHPSDTETGIHYRLLPMTRSMISQLLTPEQALAHEQLIREQFLCPDGVRLMNRPAQYDGGVSSHFKRAEQAANFGREVGLQYVHAHIRFVEAMAKLGRKDDAWHSLKLINPVGIRATVPNAEWRQSNAYFSSSDGKFNTRYEAQERFGELREGAVPVKGGWRIYSSGPGIYMNQLISNVLGIRQSGEDLILDPVLPDDLNGLEFKFSFAGKPITFVYRMLQEHTSGEQGRAVLNGAPLESEPADDNRYRSGALRIKRETFEQALAEHDGVHRLEIIL, from the coding sequence ATGAATACAAGTCTAGACCAAAATATTTTGCTGCGGGCCGGAGACCTGTCTTTTACCTTCTTAAGCAGCGGTGATGTGTACAAGATCGCTCACGGCTCAACGATGATCAACCAACTGTTGACCAATTCAGTCGATGGTTCCCTGAACAATCTGTACTTGAGACTGTATCGTCCTTCCGGCGTAAGCATCACTCCTCTGCTGGGAGTTCGTTCGCCCGGCGTAATCCGACAAACGGATCAGCAGATTATATGGGAAGGGTTCACTGCCGGTGTAGGCTATCAGGTGACCTTCACACTCAGCCGCCTGGGAGTATGGTTCTGGGATGTAACCCTACAGGGCGATGATGTTGAAGCAGATATTGTGTACGGTCAGGATATCGGCATTGCCGATACCGCTGCTGTGCGCAGTAATGAAGCATATTTGTCTCAATATATTGACCATACTGTCTATCATGATGAACAAAGAGGCTATACCGTTTGCTCACGTCAAAACCAGCCTCAAAGTCAGGCATTCCCATACATTCAACAAGGCTCGTTAACCCGCACTGTTGGTTACTCGACAGACGGATTTCAGTTCTTTGGACTTTCTTACAAGGAAACGAATGAGCCGGAAGCACTGCGCCGCGACACGCTCGCCAATGAAGTGTATCAATACGAATTCGCTTATACGGCGCTGCAATCTGAGCGGGTAAAACTCGCTGGGGAAGCTCGCTTTACGTTTTACGGTCTGTTCCAGCCGAGCCATCCGGCTGCAGTGACGAAGCTGGAGTATCAGGACCTGGTAACCAAAGCACGCGATGAAGTAGCTACCGTTCTAGCGGACGCTTCTGAGACCAGCATACCAGCACACGCGGCAAGTGATCTTCAGGCAGGGCGTGTGGCCCCAGCTCAAACCATCGGCGAACCGCTGCGCACACTGGACTTGACCGATGCCGAAGTGAATCAGCTTTTCCCGAAACGCCAGGAAGAAGAACGGGATGGCGATACACTACTTTCCTTTTTCACGGATAGCTATGAGCATGTCGTACTCAAATCCAAAGAGCTTCGTGTAGAGCGTCCTCACGGACACATTTTAATGGGTGGGCATTACTCTGGAGGTAAGGAAGAAACCATTACAACCACTTCCTATATGTACGGGGTATTCAATTCCCAGCTCGTGATCGGCAATACGAATTTCAACAAAATGATCACCAACGTGCGTAATGCGCTCAACATTCCCAAGACATCCGGTCAACGTATCTACGTCGGAATTCAAGGAAAATATCGCCTGCTCACCATGCCTTCCCTGTTTGAGATTGGCTTTAATTATGTGCGCTGGTATTACAAAACGGCTGACGACACATTCATTATTACAAACCATACGAATGCCGATAGCCCAGAAGTGCGGCTTCACATGCGCTCGGCAAGTGGTAAAGCCTACCCATTCCTGATCACTCAGCAAATGTGTATGCATGTGAACGAATATGAGCTTCCGTTTCATATGGAACGCGAAGGTGACGACCTGCTCTTTAGAGCTGATTCCGCTTCCCTGAGCGCCGAGGCCTATCCCGACCTGCTTTACCGAATGCACGTAGAGGGCGCTCCATTACAGCATGTGAGCGACGCTCAAGCACTGCTACAGGGTGGAGCCTCTCCTGAGGCATCACTGGTCGTTTTGGAACTGGGCGACAGCAGCGAATGGACCTGCACTGTACAGGGCTGGCTGCATGGCCGTTCGACCGGGAAGGACCGAGCACACAAGGAGCTTCACGCCTCCTTTGAAGATGAGCGCGAGCGCTACCAGGAGTATTTTGCCGAGCTTATGAATGGCTTCCATCTGACGCTTGGCCAACAGGAAACCAGCGAGCTATTCCGTGTGAACGCAGTGGCCTGGTGGTACACCCACAACATGCTCGTCCACTACTCTGTGCCTCACGGTCTGGAGCAATACGGCGGAGCAGCCTGGGGAACACGTGATGTATGTCAGGGGCCTGTGGAATATTTTTCGGCAGTGCAAAATTTTGATGAGGTTCGTTCCATTTTGCTAACTGTATTCAGCCATCAGTATGAAGACAGCGGAAACTGGCCGCAATGGTTTATGTTTGACAACTATACTCACGTGCAGCAAGAAGAAAGCCATGGGGATATTATCGTTTGGCCGCTCAAGGTACTGGGCGATTATTTGACCGCTACCCGTGATTACAGTATTCTGGGAGAAAATGTGCCTTACACCCATCGGCATACTTTCGATTATACCAAGCAGACTGCGCCCCTTATGGAACATGCCCTGAAGGAAATCGAATATATTCGAGAGAATTTTCTGCATGATACGTACTTATCGGCTTATGGCGATGGCGATTGGGATGACACCCTCCAGCCAGCCAATGCGCAGCTGAAGCAATACATGGCGAGCAGCTGGACGGTTGCACTCACCTACCAAGTGATTCGTAACTTTGCTGCTGCGTTGGAGCAAGCTCCAGTAAATGTAGTAAGCGAAGCTGATAAGATCGCACAAGATCTACATCAGATGGCGAACGGCATCCGTAAAGACTTCAATCGCTACATGCTGGAGAGCGGAATTATTCCAGGCTTTGTATATATGGAAGAGCCTGGTCAACCCAAGCTCATGCTCCATCCGTCCGACACCGAGACGGGAATCCACTACCGTTTGCTGCCGATGACACGCAGCATGATCAGCCAGTTGCTCACGCCTGAGCAAGCATTGGCTCATGAGCAGCTCATCCGCGAGCAGTTCCTCTGCCCGGATGGTGTGCGTCTGATGAACCGCCCTGCTCAATATGATGGCGGTGTGAGTTCGCACTTCAAGCGCGCAGAGCAAGCGGCCAACTTTGGACGTGAGGTGGGGCTGCAATATGTGCACGCTCATATCCGCTTTGTGGAAGCCATGGCCAAGTTAGGACGCAAGGATGACGCTTGGCACAGCCTGAAGCTCATCAATCCGGTCGGCATCCGCGCGACCGTACCGAATGCCGAATGGCGCCAAAGCAACGCGTATTTCAGCAGCTCGGACGGTAAATTTAACACCCGCTATGAAGCACAGGAACGGTTTGGTGAACTGCGGGAAGGAGCCGTACCCGTCAAGGGTGGCTGGAGAATCTATTCCAGCGGTCCGGGAATCTACATGAATCAGCTCATATCGAATGTCCTTGGTATTCGTCAGTCAGGCGAGGACCTGATCCTGGACCCTGTGCTGCCGGACGATCTCAACGGATTGGAATTTAAATTTTCCTTTGCAGGAAAGCCAATCACCTTCGTCTACCGCATGCTGCAAGAGCATACGAGCGGTGAGCAAGGCCGTGCAGTATTGAACGGTGCCCCTCTGGAAAGTGAGCCAGCCGATGATAATCGCTATCGTTCCGGTGCCTTGCGCATCAAACGTGAGACTTTCGAGCAGGCGTTAGCAGAACATGATGGTGTACACCGTCTGGAGATTATTTTATAA
- a CDS encoding LacI family DNA-binding transcriptional regulator codes for MVSIKDIAKQAGVSISTVSYALNGSDKVTEETCARILAIAKELNYVPNAAARNLKKRQTKIIGVFLTDFRGDVYGDLLYGIKEILNRKGYDLIVCSGKQSHRMLPERMIDGAIVLDQTFDSQELLNYAERGHKIVVLDRELNHPNINQVLLDNKAGAALAIEHLLELGHRKLYVVTGPEGSYDSWQRMQAVKQTIERSGVAEMIEIDGNFEKSGGEQAAEIILQQQARPDSEPVAVFCLNDEMAVGFYNRMAQSELTIGKDVHIVGFDNIELAQYIQPRLTTIDYSKRKWGAVAAEQVLKIIAGEDVEHERLYVTLVQRESAGAALITQDQQEH; via the coding sequence GTGGTCAGCATTAAAGATATCGCCAAACAGGCGGGCGTTTCCATATCTACCGTTTCATATGCTTTGAACGGTAGCGATAAGGTAACAGAAGAGACTTGCGCACGTATTTTGGCCATTGCCAAAGAGCTTAACTATGTGCCCAATGCCGCCGCACGGAATCTCAAGAAAAGGCAGACCAAAATTATTGGCGTATTCCTGACTGATTTTCGCGGAGACGTTTATGGAGATTTGCTGTACGGCATCAAGGAAATTTTGAACCGCAAGGGCTATGACCTCATTGTCTGCAGCGGCAAGCAATCACATCGAATGCTGCCAGAACGCATGATTGACGGTGCCATCGTACTGGATCAGACGTTTGATAGTCAGGAGCTGCTGAACTACGCCGAGCGCGGACATAAAATTGTCGTATTGGACCGCGAACTGAATCATCCTAACATTAACCAGGTGCTGCTGGATAACAAAGCAGGTGCCGCGCTCGCCATAGAGCATCTATTGGAATTGGGACACCGCAAGCTATATGTTGTGACCGGACCAGAAGGTTCTTATGATTCCTGGCAGCGGATGCAGGCGGTCAAGCAGACCATTGAGCGTAGCGGCGTCGCCGAGATGATTGAAATTGACGGCAATTTCGAGAAATCGGGCGGTGAGCAGGCGGCTGAGATCATTTTACAGCAGCAGGCTCGCCCAGATTCGGAACCTGTAGCTGTATTTTGTCTCAATGATGAAATGGCCGTAGGCTTTTACAATCGAATGGCTCAGTCAGAGCTTACCATTGGCAAGGATGTTCATATCGTCGGCTTTGATAATATCGAGCTGGCGCAATATATTCAGCCCCGGCTGACAACGATAGACTACTCCAAGCGCAAATGGGGCGCTGTAGCCGCTGAACAGGTTCTCAAAATCATTGCCGGGGAAGACGTGGAGCATGAACGGTTGTACGTTACGCTTGTCCAAAGAGAATCGGCAGGCGCGGCGCTCATCACCCAAGACCAGCAGGAGCACTAA
- a CDS encoding stalk domain-containing protein, which produces MKKHTVTAAIAGLLVLSSAVPALAADVKPATGIQVWVDGKKEAYKIAPIVRNKQVLIPLRQLATSLGIPLDAKHITFNTARQSTTIRYDQATVVLVSGSPEAQINGIKVPLSTSTILTKQGVTYVPVDVVKEAWGKQVIWDPASQTLQIGVSNKDKVVEILKSFETGDTKAAEAWISKDQYIQHNPSFASGRDAFLQGISQSKGANVLVEVQRVIQDGNDVAVHYKKSIAGKTSIAFDIFRFDSNGKIVEHWDNMQDSAPTNPSGHTMIDGTTQVTDLNQTETNKTLIRKFVDDVLVGKNRAALESYYNGDQYIQHNPLFGDGVSSLKQALSATGQGASIGYDQVHMVLGEGNFVLVVSELKSPKGISAAVYDLFRVENGKIAEHWDVVQEIPAKTEWKNTNSKF; this is translated from the coding sequence ATGAAAAAACATACGGTTACTGCTGCAATTGCTGGCTTGCTCGTTCTGTCTTCTGCTGTACCGGCTTTAGCAGCCGACGTAAAACCTGCTACGGGTATCCAGGTTTGGGTAGATGGCAAGAAGGAGGCTTACAAAATTGCGCCTATCGTGAGAAATAAGCAGGTGTTGATCCCCCTGAGACAATTGGCTACTAGTTTGGGAATTCCGCTGGACGCCAAGCATATTACATTCAATACGGCGCGTCAAAGTACGACGATTCGTTATGATCAAGCGACGGTTGTACTGGTATCAGGCAGTCCGGAAGCGCAAATCAACGGGATTAAGGTACCACTATCCACCTCGACCATCTTGACCAAGCAAGGGGTAACCTATGTACCAGTTGATGTCGTCAAAGAAGCGTGGGGCAAGCAAGTGATTTGGGACCCGGCCAGCCAAACCTTGCAAATCGGGGTGAGTAATAAGGATAAGGTTGTAGAGATTCTGAAGAGCTTTGAAACGGGCGATACGAAAGCAGCTGAGGCTTGGATCAGCAAAGATCAGTACATTCAGCATAATCCGAGCTTTGCTAGCGGGAGAGATGCCTTTTTGCAAGGGATTAGCCAATCCAAGGGAGCCAATGTGCTGGTCGAAGTCCAGCGGGTTATTCAGGATGGCAATGATGTAGCAGTACATTATAAAAAGTCTATTGCAGGGAAAACGAGCATTGCTTTTGATATTTTCCGCTTCGATAGCAATGGTAAAATTGTTGAGCATTGGGATAACATGCAGGACTCGGCTCCAACCAATCCAAGTGGACATACCATGATTGACGGAACAACACAAGTCACGGATCTCAACCAAACCGAGACAAACAAAACGCTGATCCGCAAGTTTGTAGATGATGTGCTGGTTGGCAAAAATCGTGCAGCATTGGAAAGCTATTATAATGGGGATCAGTACATTCAGCATAATCCTCTTTTTGGTGACGGTGTATCCAGTCTGAAGCAAGCATTATCCGCTACGGGTCAAGGAGCTTCTATTGGATATGATCAGGTGCATATGGTTCTTGGAGAAGGCAACTTCGTGCTGGTTGTAAGTGAACTGAAATCTCCTAAGGGAATCTCAGCTGCTGTCTATGATCTGTTCCGTGTGGAGAACGGCAAAATAGCCGAGCATTGGGATGTAGTTCAGGAGATTCCAGCTAAAACAGAGTGGAAAAATACGAACAGTAAATTTTAA
- a CDS encoding cytochrome c biogenesis protein CcdC, whose amino-acid sequence MATIFIYALMAVLVGLMIWLRTKRRRGPVKGKGFRILLPMFIAFPAMMISVYQLMHIPGQTYAPPAFWELLVAGLLGALFGYVILLHTAYERRDDGLIYPKPNQYFKYIIIAIILIRVVLTQYLSSLGTTEISMLAITMALVYISIWRIGSFIKFRRTLSV is encoded by the coding sequence ATGGCGACAATCTTTATCTATGCATTGATGGCTGTTCTGGTGGGTCTGATGATTTGGTTGAGAACCAAAAGACGAAGGGGCCCGGTAAAGGGAAAAGGATTTCGGATTTTGCTCCCTATGTTTATCGCTTTCCCAGCTATGATGATATCGGTATATCAATTGATGCATATTCCTGGTCAAACGTACGCGCCTCCCGCCTTTTGGGAGCTACTGGTTGCTGGGTTATTAGGGGCTCTGTTTGGCTACGTTATTTTGCTGCATACGGCGTATGAAAGACGGGATGACGGTCTCATCTATCCCAAGCCGAACCAATATTTTAAGTATATTATTATCGCTATTATTTTGATTCGGGTTGTTCTGACTCAATACCTCAGTAGTTTGGGTACGACCGAAATTAGCATGCTGGCCATTACGATGGCGCTGGTATATATCTCAATCTGGCGAATTGGGAGCTTTATCAAGTTTCGGAGGACGTTATCTGTATAA
- a CDS encoding ABC-2 transporter permease: protein MNSFGLFKDLIRHEFRNKGSWRKQSRNRLPRSWRLVYFSLFLIAAFAISLYFALHNELELTRLWYVTLGLPYMIVFMGVGMLRREWENDTYGWWLTLPYPRMWLISAKWIAAILQTIVVILLLFVVGSLYALFISSTIQAYTFADAASFMIAGLNWFVMIIAFTPLVIALGLLTASTKYSTLRPLSPILWILLMGGGSVFYWSGDQRIYEQFHHVHNGQWFPFTWHFPVAVLISWVAAYALIRLNAYLLEKKLSI, encoded by the coding sequence GTGAATTCATTCGGGCTGTTCAAAGATTTAATACGCCATGAATTTCGAAATAAAGGAAGCTGGAGAAAGCAAAGCCGCAATCGACTGCCCAGATCGTGGAGACTTGTATATTTTTCACTATTTCTAATTGCGGCGTTCGCGATTTCCTTGTACTTCGCTCTTCACAATGAACTCGAATTGACAAGGCTGTGGTATGTCACCCTGGGCTTGCCGTACATGATTGTTTTCATGGGTGTGGGAATGCTGAGAAGAGAATGGGAAAATGACACCTACGGATGGTGGCTGACCCTTCCCTATCCGCGTATGTGGCTAATTAGCGCCAAATGGATTGCTGCTATTTTACAAACCATTGTCGTGATATTGCTCTTGTTTGTAGTAGGTTCTCTATACGCGCTATTTATCTCATCGACCATACAGGCTTATACGTTTGCGGATGCAGCGTCTTTTATGATAGCCGGCTTAAACTGGTTTGTAATGATTATCGCCTTTACGCCGTTGGTTATTGCGCTGGGTCTGCTGACGGCCAGTACCAAATATAGCACCTTGCGGCCGCTTAGCCCAATCCTGTGGATTCTTTTGATGGGTGGAGGAAGCGTCTTTTATTGGTCAGGCGATCAGCGGATTTATGAGCAGTTTCATCATGTTCACAACGGACAGTGGTTTCCTTTTACCTGGCATTTTCCGGTTGCGGTGTTGATTAGTTGGGTTGCTGCATATGCATTGATCCGCTTGAACGCTTATTTGCTGGAGAAAAAACTGTCGATTTAA
- a CDS encoding ABC transporter ATP-binding protein, producing the protein MTESVVTAKQLMKQYGNKKALDQLDVVIPAGRIVGVLGPNGCGKSSLFRAITGLIQPDGGELQVLGQQPGWETNRNISYLPDRARWYPNHTVQQTLEWGKSFLPGFNIKDAYKLADHMDVELELKMAGLSRGQEARVLLILCLAREVPLMILDEPFVGIDVLSREAIVAGIIDYLEDRQQSILISTHDIQEVEGLFDYTVMMDRGRVIWSGESDDLRAEHGSLNQVFRNLYKREWKA; encoded by the coding sequence ATGACGGAGTCTGTGGTAACTGCAAAGCAGCTGATGAAGCAATATGGAAATAAAAAAGCATTGGACCAACTGGATGTCGTCATTCCGGCAGGACGTATTGTAGGTGTGCTTGGGCCCAATGGCTGCGGGAAGTCCAGCCTCTTTCGAGCCATCACGGGGTTAATTCAGCCGGACGGGGGCGAGCTTCAGGTGCTGGGCCAACAGCCTGGCTGGGAAACCAACCGGAATATATCCTATCTTCCTGACCGGGCACGTTGGTATCCCAATCATACAGTTCAGCAGACGCTAGAATGGGGGAAGTCCTTTTTGCCTGGCTTCAATATAAAGGATGCCTATAAACTTGCTGACCATATGGATGTGGAATTGGAGCTAAAGATGGCCGGGTTGAGTCGCGGACAGGAGGCGCGTGTGCTGCTGATTCTGTGCCTGGCACGAGAAGTACCGCTTATGATCCTGGATGAACCTTTTGTAGGTATTGATGTTCTCTCTAGAGAAGCGATCGTAGCTGGGATTATTGATTATTTGGAGGATCGGCAACAATCTATACTCATTAGCACACATGATATTCAGGAAGTGGAAGGCTTGTTTGATTACACGGTCATGATGGACCGCGGGCGAGTGATATGGTCTGGTGAATCGGATGATCTGCGTGCAGAGCATGGCTCGCTGAACCAGGTGTTCCGCAATTTGTACAAAAGGGAGTGGAAGGCGTGA
- a CDS encoding GntR family transcriptional regulator yields the protein MEEQRVGSFRFLIDFSQPLYEQILNQVRSSIAKGEIEMGSKMPSVRDLAQELRMNPNTVMRAYQELERDGLTEKRRGLGTYVTSSSERIASFREQLAMTYIDQFLGQMSSLGLSWEDVQQYIRSRQDGDHKEGGEKA from the coding sequence ATGGAAGAACAACGGGTTGGCTCGTTCCGATTTTTAATAGACTTTAGCCAGCCATTATATGAACAAATATTAAATCAAGTACGAAGCTCCATTGCTAAAGGAGAGATTGAAATGGGAAGCAAAATGCCATCTGTGCGTGATCTGGCGCAGGAATTGCGTATGAATCCGAATACCGTGATGCGGGCGTATCAGGAGCTGGAACGGGACGGATTGACTGAGAAGCGACGCGGTCTGGGTACGTATGTAACTTCGTCCAGTGAGCGGATTGCCAGCTTTCGGGAACAATTGGCTATGACGTATATCGATCAGTTTCTCGGACAGATGAGCAGCCTGGGATTATCCTGGGAAGATGTACAGCAATATATAAGAAGCCGACAGGACGGAGATCACAAGGAAGGAGGCGAAAAGGCATGA